In the genome of Fructilactobacillus hinvesii, the window GCAACTCCTGGTCACACACTAGTAATTCCCAAGCAACACATTCAGGATATCTTTACGTTTGATGCTGATCAAGCTGGAAAAGTTTTTGCGCGCATTCCAAAAATCGCACGTGCCATTCAGGCTTCTGATAACAATATTAAGGGAATGAATATCGTTAATGACAACGGAGAATTAGCTTATCAGTCCGTTTTTCACGCTCACTTCCACTTGATTCCCCGTTACAACCAAGCCGATGACTTCTCCATCCACTTTGGAAATCATACGCAGGATTATGACCAAGCTAAATACGAAGCGCTTCAAGCTAACATTCAAAATCAATTCAAAGCGTAGGTTAAATTATTTTTAAGTTTACGACTGAATCTGTCAGAAAATTGGAAGTATGTTATATTGGTAGAAGGTTCATTTTTGATGGATCTGAAATTTTCAAAGAAATGGATGGGGATTTAAGATTATGAATAAGAAGAAATGGGCAATTGGAGCTGCTGGACTATTGCTTAGTCTTTCACTAGCTGCCTGCGGCCAAGGCAAAACAGTTGCCACTACTGATGGCGGCAAAATTACCCAAGAACAATTTTATGACAAAATGAAGTCAACCCAACAAGGGAAGGCTCAATTACAACAAATGATTCTAAACAAATGTTTGGAACATGAGTACGGCAGTAAGGTTAAACAAGCTGACGTTGACAAGCAATTTAACCAGTACAAGAAACAATATGGGCCTCAATTTGATACCATCTTGCAACAACAAGGAATGACGGAAAGTCAACTGAAAGAATCAATCCGAAACAACCTGTTACTCAAAGCTGCAGTAATGGATAAAACAGACTTCTCTAACAAAGCATTAGAAAAGCAGTTCAAGAAGTACCAACCAAAGGTAACTGTTAAAGAAATTACCGTTAAAGACAAAGACACTGCCCAAAAAGCAATCTCTGATTTAGATAACGGAACTAGTTTTAAAGACGTTGCTAAGCAATATGGCGAAGACGATACCACCAAGAAGGATGGCGGCCAAGAAGTGAGCTTCGATAACTCCACTTCTGGAATCGATAACTCTGTAAAGAAAGCAGCCTACAAACTTAACAACGGTGACTACACCAAGGAACCAGTTAAGACCGAAGGCGGTTACGCTGTGATGCAAATGGTTAAACACCCGAAGAAGGGAACCTTTAAAGAACACAAGTCAGAACTTAAGGAACAACTTGCTAACGAACGTTTGGGTGACCAAAAGACCGTTCACAAGGTAGTTTCTGAAGTATTGAAAGACGGTCACGTTCAAATCGAAGATTCCAGCATGAAGAATATTCTCTCTGGATACGTCGACAACTCGAAAAAATAATTAAAACTAAAAATCCCCGGACAAATGTCCGGGGATTTTTTTATTCTAATTTAATTTGGTTGGTGGCTGGTAACACTTTAAGCAAATGAGCTTGCGCCGTAAAGTAAATAATTTGAGTCGTCTGTGATAACGTTTGGAGTAGTTCAAGCGCGTGTTTCCTCCTAATCTCATCAAAATCAGCAAAACCATCGTCGATTATGATAGGAAATGGAAATTCATCACTGAAAGAAACCGTTAAAGCTAGCACCAAAGCTAAATACAGCTGTTGCATTGTCCCGCGGGACAGTTCCTGTACCTTAAATCGCTGCCCAGTTCCAGTAACAACCTCTAACTTTTGCTGGTAGCGAATTTGTTGGTAGTGCTGATTGGTTAAAATGGCAAAATAGTGCTCCGCTAGTTGTTGTACCTTTGGAAAACGTCCGTGACTAGCTTCATTTAGTACCTTTTCAATCCAATCATGAGAAAGTTGCAATACTAACCACTGCTTTGCCAATTCAACAATCTTTGTCTCTAAGTTAGCTTGTTGTTGGCGTAGTTTGGCTAGGGTGCCATCTTTACTAATCTGCTGGAGCTTGGTCTGTTGCACGGTTTGCTGTTGCAGTAACTGATTAAGTTGCTGGTGCAGTTCTTGTACCTGTTGTTTCAATTTACGACTATGAGTTTGGATTGCTGCCCCATCCTTAAACCGTTGCAAGCGACTAACCAATTCGGGAGTAAACTTTTGTTGTAACGTCAATTGCCGCTTTCGAAGTTGCTCATGCTGTTGCTCCTGTTCCAGTCGCTCTTTAAATTCCGTTAGGTTCTGAACTTGACGTTGCTTAAGCTCTTGTTGCATTTGCTGTTGTAATTGACGCAGTTCCCCTGCCTGTTGCGTTAGCTGCTGTTCGTCCGTGTGTAATCGATGATCAAGTTGTTCTTGACGTTGGCGCTCGTCACTCAGATTAGCCAACCACTGTTGGACTGTCCGCAGCTGTTGTTCTGATGATTGTCCAGCTAGTTGTACTTCTGAATCTAAAAATTGCCAGTGCTTAAGATAACCATTAAGTTGTTCTTGTAATTGATTGACTTGTTGTTGTAATTGATGGACTCGTTCCCATTGGTGATCCCGCTTTTTAATGCTAGTTTGTAAGGTGGTCAACCACAATTGCGGGTCAACCTTAGTAATCTGGTACTTGGCTCCAATTTGTTGTAATTCTGCCTGCACTTGTTGTAATTTGGCTGGGGTCGTTTTCTCTGGGACTGACGAAAAACGTTGCGTATGCGGTTGAAACTGTAAATAACCACCATACACAATTAAGATTAACCCCACAATTCCTAACAACATGAATAAGAACTTGCCCAACACAAATCCCAGGATGATTAGTCCCAATCCCAACAAAATTAATAGGAGCGGTGATCGTTGCTCTTTAGGTGAAGGCGCTTGTCTTGTCTGCGGTTGGACTTGATTTTGTAACTGCATTTGTTGTTGCAATAGTTGCGCTACTCGTTGGGCATCTGCTTTTGTAAACGGTTTAGAAGCTGAACCACCCGTTTCTAATTCGTCATCTTGCAACCGCATCGTTTCCGATTTTAACTGTTCCTGTAAATTTTGTTGCCGCTGCCACTGATCTTGATATTGCGGCAACTGAGCGTTTAAATCATCAATTTGATGCTGATGTTGCAAATAAAATTGATACTGCGCTGATAAAGTACGCTCTTGTTCCGTCGTTACTTGCTTTCGCTGCTGATTCACGTTTTTAGTTAAAACTTCAATTTCTGCCTGCAACTTTTGTAATTGATTCCAATCGGAAACACGATATCCAGCTTGAGCCGTTAAATTTCGTTGTTTCAAGTCCGTTAATTCTTGATACTCGTCCCAATCTTGCTCTTCTTTATAAGTTTGTTGCAGCTCTTGCTGGGCCGTAGCTTCTTGTTGCTGTAGTGAATGAATGTCCGTTTCTAGCTGGGCTAGGGATTCGGTTAACTCCAGATATTCGGGGTATTGGGTTTGGGCTCTTTGAATTTCTTTTTCTAAATTATCATGTTCTTGCAACTTCTGGTTGAGTTCAGGTTTCTTTCCCCGTGGTTTGTATAAATCACCAGTTTGGGTTTGAATCTCTTTCTCTAATCCCAACCATTGGTTAATCCCCACTACTCCAATTCGCCGAATCCGTTCTTCTAACTCGGTTGTGGTTAACTTTTGAATTTCTTCCCCAGCTGAGGCATCAAAATAAAACAATTTGTCATATACATCTCGGTTAATTGGC includes:
- a CDS encoding HIT family protein: MPQFDDNCVFCKIIQGKIPSYPVYEDDEVLAFLDISQATPGHTLVIPKQHIQDIFTFDADQAGKVFARIPKIARAIQASDNNIKGMNIVNDNGELAYQSVFHAHFHLIPRYNQADDFSIHFGNHTQDYDQAKYEALQANIQNQFKA
- a CDS encoding peptidylprolyl isomerase; the encoded protein is MNKKKWAIGAAGLLLSLSLAACGQGKTVATTDGGKITQEQFYDKMKSTQQGKAQLQQMILNKCLEHEYGSKVKQADVDKQFNQYKKQYGPQFDTILQQQGMTESQLKESIRNNLLLKAAVMDKTDFSNKALEKQFKKYQPKVTVKEITVKDKDTAQKAISDLDNGTSFKDVAKQYGEDDTTKKDGGQEVSFDNSTSGIDNSVKKAAYKLNNGDYTKEPVKTEGGYAVMQMVKHPKKGTFKEHKSELKEQLANERLGDQKTVHKVVSEVLKDGHVQIEDSSMKNILSGYVDNSKK
- a CDS encoding ATP-binding protein, producing the protein MKIETIEVYNYGKLHNLHFQLANLQTIYGPNEAGKTTLINFIRDILFGFEHRQTTHPYAPKDKSQMGGKLTVTTPNGSLVIERVEGKNGGEVTLFDATGKVVPNDRLQQLLGPINRDVYDKLFYFDASAGEEIQKLTTTELEERIRRIGVVGINQWLGLEKEIQTQTGDLYKPRGKKPELNQKLQEHDNLEKEIQRAQTQYPEYLELTESLAQLETDIHSLQQQEATAQQELQQTYKEEQDWDEYQELTDLKQRNLTAQAGYRVSDWNQLQKLQAEIEVLTKNVNQQRKQVTTEQERTLSAQYQFYLQHQHQIDDLNAQLPQYQDQWQRQQNLQEQLKSETMRLQDDELETGGSASKPFTKADAQRVAQLLQQQMQLQNQVQPQTRQAPSPKEQRSPLLLILLGLGLIILGFVLGKFLFMLLGIVGLILIVYGGYLQFQPHTQRFSSVPEKTTPAKLQQVQAELQQIGAKYQITKVDPQLWLTTLQTSIKKRDHQWERVHQLQQQVNQLQEQLNGYLKHWQFLDSEVQLAGQSSEQQLRTVQQWLANLSDERQRQEQLDHRLHTDEQQLTQQAGELRQLQQQMQQELKQRQVQNLTEFKERLEQEQQHEQLRKRQLTLQQKFTPELVSRLQRFKDGAAIQTHSRKLKQQVQELHQQLNQLLQQQTVQQTKLQQISKDGTLAKLRQQQANLETKIVELAKQWLVLQLSHDWIEKVLNEASHGRFPKVQQLAEHYFAILTNQHYQQIRYQQKLEVVTGTGQRFKVQELSRGTMQQLYLALVLALTVSFSDEFPFPIIIDDGFADFDEIRRKHALELLQTLSQTTQIIYFTAQAHLLKVLPATNQIKLE